From a region of the Constantimarinum furrinae genome:
- a CDS encoding YeeE/YedE family protein, with amino-acid sequence MNWITSPWPWYVAGPLIALVMFMLLFAGKQFGMSSNLRTVCAAAGGGKKAEYFKFDWKSERWNLIVVAGAMIGGFIASNFMSDNTVQINADVAQQLAADHNIHSAGNAYLPPELYSIDAITQPLPVILLLLGGLFVGFGARYAGGCTSGHAISGLSNLQLPSLIAVIGFFIGGLVMVHLIFPLIF; translated from the coding sequence ATGAATTGGATTACTTCACCCTGGCCCTGGTATGTTGCTGGCCCTCTTATCGCTCTTGTGATGTTTATGTTGCTGTTTGCGGGTAAACAATTTGGAATGTCATCAAACCTTCGAACCGTATGTGCCGCAGCCGGAGGAGGAAAGAAAGCCGAATATTTTAAATTCGATTGGAAATCGGAGCGCTGGAACCTCATCGTGGTTGCAGGGGCTATGATAGGGGGTTTTATTGCTTCAAATTTTATGAGTGATAATACCGTGCAAATCAATGCTGATGTCGCACAACAGCTTGCCGCAGATCACAATATCCATAGTGCCGGCAATGCGTACCTCCCGCCAGAATTATATTCCATCGATGCCATAACACAGCCCCTCCCTGTGATTTTATTGTTGCTGGGCGGACTTTTTGTAGGTTTCGGTGCCAGATATGCCGGTGGATGCACTTCGGGACATGCCATATCCGGATTGAGCAATCTTCAGCTGCCCTCCCTTATTGCTGTTATTGGGTTTTTTATAGGTGGTCTGGTGATGGTGCATTTAATTTTTCCCCTAATATTTTAA
- a CDS encoding MBL fold metallo-hydrolase yields the protein MQIKQFEYKPLSHYSYAIISQGEMAVIDPERNPQQYYDLAKTYDAKIVAVLETHPHADFVSSHLQIHKETGATIYNSERTGADYPHQTFDEGDKITIGAVTLTAINTPGHSPDSITIVAVDGDNTVLFTGDTLFIGDVGRPDLREKAGNMKAKREELAEMMYETIQNKFTDLPDSALIYPAHGAGSLCGKSMSDAKSSTLGNERVGNWAFKSQSKKEFIDTLLEGQPFIPSYFGYDVDVNKTGAENVGIAVSAIPYNRNDNYSGSIVDIRQESEFKKGHLKGSINIQAVSDNSKFETWLGAIIQPEESFTLVIDQEENKEKLLHRVAKIGYEKQISQVITLPDHDLESVDTLDIVDFKNNPEHYTIVDIRNRSEIEEGKIFENAMAHPLNELRDSAKEIPTNKPIVVHCAGGYRSAAGSSILQNELEGVTVYDLSDEIKQFQK from the coding sequence ATGCAGATCAAACAATTTGAATACAAACCCCTTTCTCATTACTCTTATGCCATAATAAGTCAGGGTGAAATGGCGGTGATCGATCCCGAACGAAATCCGCAGCAATATTACGATTTGGCAAAAACCTATGATGCAAAGATCGTAGCTGTACTTGAAACCCATCCGCATGCCGATTTCGTAAGTTCACACCTTCAGATTCACAAAGAAACAGGCGCCACAATTTATAACAGTGAAAGAACGGGTGCCGATTATCCCCACCAAACTTTTGATGAAGGAGATAAGATCACCATTGGAGCGGTAACCTTAACTGCAATAAACACTCCGGGTCACTCGCCCGACAGTATTACCATCGTGGCAGTTGATGGAGACAACACAGTACTTTTTACAGGGGACACGCTGTTTATAGGCGATGTGGGACGTCCAGATTTAAGAGAAAAAGCGGGTAATATGAAGGCCAAACGTGAAGAACTAGCCGAAATGATGTACGAGACAATTCAGAACAAGTTCACCGATCTTCCGGACAGCGCCCTTATTTATCCTGCCCACGGTGCCGGTTCCTTATGCGGAAAGAGTATGAGCGACGCCAAAAGCTCCACCCTTGGAAATGAGCGGGTTGGAAACTGGGCTTTTAAATCACAATCCAAAAAGGAATTTATAGACACCTTATTGGAGGGGCAACCCTTTATTCCTTCTTACTTTGGGTACGATGTGGATGTCAACAAGACAGGAGCCGAAAATGTAGGAATCGCAGTTTCAGCCATTCCGTACAATCGCAATGACAATTACTCCGGAAGTATCGTCGATATACGACAGGAAAGTGAGTTTAAAAAAGGACATCTAAAGGGGAGTATCAACATTCAGGCGGTGTCTGATAACTCAAAATTTGAAACCTGGTTGGGAGCCATCATCCAACCTGAAGAATCCTTTACGCTGGTCATAGATCAGGAAGAAAATAAAGAAAAACTGCTGCATCGCGTTGCTAAGATCGGTTATGAGAAACAAATTAGTCAGGTGATTACCTTACCCGATCATGACCTGGAATCTGTGGATACCCTCGATATCGTCGATTTTAAGAATAATCCCGAACATTACACCATCGTCGACATTCGCAACCGGAGTGAAATTGAAGAGGGGAAGATTTTCGAAAATGCTATGGCCCATCCGTTAAATGAATTACGCGATTCGGCTAAAGAAATTCCCACGAATAAACCCATTGTAGTCCATTGTGCCGGGGGCTATCGCAGTGCAGCCGGCAGCAGTATACTACAAAATGAACTTGAAGGTGTCACGGTATATGATCTGAGTGATGAGATTAAACAATTTCAGAAATAA
- a CDS encoding sulfite exporter TauE/SafE family protein → MEIIEVLGYVGSLFIGIVLGIIGGGGSILTVPILVYALTLNPVVATAYSLFVVGATSLVGAVKNMMKGLVDIKTAIIFAIPAFIAVYLTRAYLIPAIPDQLFELGNLMVTKNLAIMLFFAVIMLLSSVSMIRNKNKESRPDERITYNYPLIVVEGFVVGVVTGIVGAGGGFLIIPALVLLAKLPMKKAVATSLLIIAVKSLIGFLGDIQNLDIDWVFLLIFTAISVLGIFIGIRLNSFIDGKKLKKLFGWFVLIMGVYIIYRELSA, encoded by the coding sequence ATGGAAATTATTGAAGTACTAGGTTACGTTGGATCACTCTTTATTGGGATCGTGTTGGGGATCATAGGTGGAGGAGGTTCCATTTTAACGGTGCCCATACTTGTGTATGCCCTCACCCTCAATCCCGTGGTAGCTACCGCATATTCATTATTTGTGGTAGGCGCTACTTCACTTGTGGGGGCAGTGAAGAATATGATGAAAGGATTGGTGGATATTAAAACGGCCATCATTTTTGCCATTCCGGCCTTTATAGCCGTGTACCTCACCAGAGCCTACCTCATCCCGGCAATTCCCGATCAACTGTTCGAATTAGGAAATCTCATGGTCACAAAGAATTTGGCGATCATGCTATTCTTTGCGGTGATCATGCTGTTATCGTCCGTGTCTATGATTCGGAATAAAAATAAAGAATCCCGGCCGGATGAGAGAATTACTTATAATTACCCACTTATTGTTGTGGAAGGATTCGTGGTTGGTGTTGTGACCGGAATAGTGGGAGCCGGTGGCGGATTTTTAATAATTCCGGCCCTGGTGTTATTGGCGAAGTTGCCCATGAAAAAAGCCGTAGCAACCTCACTGTTGATCATAGCTGTAAAATCGTTAATTGGATTCCTGGGCGATATACAGAATCTTGATATTGATTGGGTCTTTCTCCTAATATTTACCGCAATTTCAGTTTTGGGAATCTTTATTGGTATCCGACTCAATAGTTTTATAGACGGGAAAAAACTTAAAAAATTATTTGGCTGGTTCGTACTCATTATGGGGGTCTATATTATTTACAGAGAACTATCCGCTTGA
- a CDS encoding Crp/Fnr family transcriptional regulator: protein MLKELHSDFGTQFEPALLKEIAHVASFIEVKEGQDLLTPGQYINSMPLVISGTIKILRPDAEDGELLLYHLEKGDTCAMTMSCCLGNTKSEIRAVAETPVTLLLIPIQKMEEWSGKFKTWRTFVFASYHARIQELLESIDKIAFNNLDDRLESYINDKVEISNSKYVEVTHQQIASDLHSSRVVVSRLLKKMENNKKIKLHRSFIEVL, encoded by the coding sequence ATGTTAAAGGAACTGCACAGTGATTTTGGAACACAATTTGAACCGGCATTGTTAAAGGAAATCGCCCATGTGGCTTCCTTTATAGAAGTTAAGGAAGGACAGGATCTTTTAACACCGGGACAATATATAAATTCGATGCCTTTGGTGATATCGGGTACTATAAAGATCTTACGTCCCGATGCAGAAGACGGAGAACTTTTGTTATATCATCTGGAAAAAGGAGATACCTGTGCCATGACGATGAGTTGCTGTTTGGGAAATACAAAAAGTGAAATTCGCGCCGTGGCCGAAACTCCCGTTACCTTGTTATTGATACCCATACAGAAGATGGAAGAATGGTCTGGAAAATTCAAGACCTGGAGAACCTTTGTTTTTGCCAGTTACCATGCCCGCATACAGGAACTTCTGGAAAGCATAGACAAAATAGCGTTTAATAATTTGGACGATAGACTGGAAAGCTATATTAATGATAAGGTGGAAATAAGCAATAGTAAATATGTTGAAGTTACGCATCAGCAAATTGCTTCCGATTTGCACAGCAGCCGGGTTGTCGTCTCTCGCCTTTTGAAGAAAATGGAAAACAACAAAAAAATTAAATTGCATCGAAGTTTTATTGAAGTTCTGTAA
- a CDS encoding DUF2188 domain-containing protein, translating to MSQGKSWLKALLEIIKIIFEGSRKNATPRTWHQHVVPYKDGWAVRREGNKRITSKHRKQSTALRKAKSIARKRKSDVIIHREDGTIRDRISYAET from the coding sequence ATGTCTCAAGGAAAATCCTGGTTAAAAGCCCTGTTGGAAATCATCAAGATTATTTTTGAAGGATCTCGGAAAAATGCAACTCCCCGAACCTGGCATCAGCATGTGGTGCCGTATAAAGATGGTTGGGCCGTACGCCGGGAAGGCAATAAACGCATCACTTCAAAACACAGAAAACAAAGTACTGCCTTGCGAAAAGCCAAAAGCATTGCCCGAAAAAGGAAATCCGATGTGATCATTCACAGGGAAGACGGTACCATCCGCGACCGGATAAGCTATGCTGAAACATAA
- a CDS encoding dienelactone hydrolase family protein — protein sequence MKKLQKDQIKQEVFDLYDDYAHNKMQRREFIEKLSLYAVGGITVASLMSFLMPNYADTMLVSPNDPDLESDYITYDSPKGGGTIKGLLSKLKNSTEKLGGIVVVHENRGLNPYIEDTARRAALEGFITLAPDALSPLGGYPGNDDDGRTMQRQRDRDEMLEDFIAAYNYLKEHKDCNGKIGVVGFCFGGWISNMMAVKVPTLAAAVPFYGGQPKDDIDKINAPLMLQFAGLDERVNAGWPDYEAELKKHSKDYVAYTYPDVNHGFHNTTTPRYDKEAAELAWQRTMDFFRAKLE from the coding sequence ATGAAGAAACTACAAAAAGATCAGATCAAGCAAGAGGTATTCGACCTCTACGACGACTACGCTCATAACAAGATGCAGCGTCGTGAATTTATTGAAAAACTATCGCTCTATGCCGTAGGTGGGATCACCGTGGCCTCATTAATGAGCTTCCTAATGCCCAATTATGCAGATACCATGTTGGTATCACCCAACGATCCAGATCTGGAAAGCGATTATATAACCTACGATTCACCCAAAGGAGGGGGAACCATTAAAGGACTGTTGTCTAAACTAAAGAATTCTACCGAAAAACTGGGAGGTATCGTGGTGGTTCACGAGAATCGCGGACTCAACCCCTACATAGAAGACACGGCACGAAGGGCAGCACTGGAGGGGTTTATCACTTTAGCGCCTGATGCGTTATCGCCGCTGGGAGGTTATCCGGGAAATGACGATGACGGTAGAACGATGCAGCGACAACGCGATAGAGACGAGATGCTGGAGGATTTTATTGCGGCCTATAACTATTTGAAGGAGCATAAGGATTGTAACGGAAAGATAGGTGTGGTAGGCTTTTGCTTCGGCGGCTGGATTTCCAATATGATGGCTGTTAAAGTGCCAACTTTGGCTGCTGCAGTTCCCTTTTACGGGGGTCAGCCCAAAGACGATATCGACAAGATAAATGCGCCGCTTATGCTGCAGTTTGCGGGTCTGGACGAGCGGGTAAACGCCGGATGGCCCGACTATGAAGCCGAATTAAAAAAACACAGTAAGGACTATGTGGCCTATACCTATCCCGATGTCAACCACGGATTTCACAACACCACCACCCCGCGTTACGATAAAGAAGCCGCCGAACTGGCCTGGCAACGTACCATGGATTTTTTTAGAGCAAAATTAGAATAA
- a CDS encoding response regulator — protein MKKSTAHILIIEDSENILSLLQLMLEIKGWQISGRDNVNNIISDLQQMNPNLILMDMLLSGANGCDACKLIKSTPATRRIPIVMMSAHPAGKLECIGAGADYFIGKPFEMNELIAVISEGLSSQGLA, from the coding sequence ATGAAAAAAAGTACTGCGCATATTCTTATCATTGAAGATTCTGAAAACATTTTATCACTATTACAATTAATGCTCGAAATAAAAGGCTGGCAAATTTCGGGACGGGATAATGTAAACAATATTATTTCCGATCTGCAGCAAATGAATCCTAACCTTATCCTAATGGACATGCTGCTTTCCGGAGCCAACGGTTGCGACGCATGCAAGCTTATAAAATCCACACCGGCCACAAGACGCATTCCTATTGTAATGATGTCTGCACACCCAGCCGGAAAATTGGAATGCATAGGTGCCGGTGCCGATTATTTTATTGGAAAACCGTTCGAGATGAATGAGCTAATTGCTGTTATTTCTGAAGGACTATCCTCACAAGGACTCGCCTAA
- a CDS encoding PAS domain-containing sensor histidine kinase: protein MNHTKVGGQYPFLKKGGEMGELIRAKNWANTLVGPIDDWPQSLKTALSILLHSKFPKFLFWGPDLICFYNDAFRPSLGKDGKHPAMLGEKGEDYWGEIWHIIKPLIDQVLTDGEATWSEDQLIPIYRNGAIENVYWTFSYSPISDETNTVAGVWVTCIETTQNILSKQKLEDSKDQLHFAVEAAKLGTWDYQPQTNVFRANKRLQQWFNLPGPDVDPNIAYQMVDEPDRDRVRKAIEWSMQYESGGEYDITYKIIRLDSDEKRTIRAIGRSWFNENKEVYRFNGILQDVTDQVLAEKENKLLSTIVAQSNEFIGMASPDNYVKYLNPAAMKMLGWDDYKNRKIEECVYPEDLPKAKKLIKKLLKQDYFSQEMRFLNEKTGEPFWLQWNGISIRDEKTNKISGLATTSPNIEEHKHAEAQLREAFSKVEESEKRFRKVADHAPVLIMMTDDEGKIRFVNKLWIDFIGTSLKQYLGSDTLKNMHPEDEDAYNFICTPAFARKEEYRVEYRVRRFDGNYRWISEIGVPRFTEDGHFEGYINAAMDIHDIKMQEHQKDLFIGMASHELKTPVTSIKGYTQVLKARYEESEDELLKNSLEIIDKQIRVLTSLISDLLDLSKMKTGGLELNMEIFDLNELIKNIVQEITLINPEFEIKFSEGKGKNVFADRERIGQVLINLLNNAVKYSPRSRRIEIESAFTAKKVKVNVRDYGIGINKENQKKIFNRFFREEGKDETTFPGFGIGLYITSDIIKKHNGTIGVNSTKGEGSDFYFTLPLQQPKT, encoded by the coding sequence ATGAATCATACCAAAGTAGGTGGCCAATACCCCTTTCTTAAAAAAGGAGGGGAAATGGGCGAACTTATTCGTGCCAAAAACTGGGCTAATACCCTCGTGGGGCCCATAGACGACTGGCCGCAAAGCCTTAAAACCGCACTTAGCATCTTACTGCACTCCAAATTCCCTAAGTTTCTATTTTGGGGGCCCGATCTAATTTGCTTTTATAACGATGCCTTCCGACCCAGTTTGGGAAAGGACGGGAAACACCCCGCCATGCTGGGAGAAAAGGGGGAAGACTACTGGGGGGAGATCTGGCATATCATAAAACCGCTAATCGATCAAGTCTTGACTGATGGTGAAGCCACCTGGAGCGAAGACCAGCTTATTCCCATTTATCGCAATGGTGCCATTGAAAATGTATACTGGACCTTTAGTTATAGCCCCATTTCTGATGAGACGAATACCGTGGCCGGAGTATGGGTCACTTGCATAGAAACCACCCAGAATATCCTCTCTAAACAAAAATTGGAAGACAGCAAGGATCAGTTGCATTTTGCCGTGGAAGCGGCAAAGCTGGGCACCTGGGATTATCAGCCACAAACCAATGTGTTTAGAGCCAACAAACGCCTACAGCAATGGTTTAATCTTCCGGGTCCCGATGTGGATCCCAATATCGCCTACCAAATGGTGGACGAACCCGACAGGGATAGGGTGCGCAAGGCGATCGAATGGTCCATGCAATACGAATCCGGCGGCGAATACGACATTACCTATAAAATAATTCGTCTGGATTCTGATGAAAAAAGAACCATACGGGCCATTGGCAGATCGTGGTTTAACGAGAACAAGGAAGTGTACCGCTTTAACGGGATCCTTCAGGATGTAACCGATCAGGTGCTGGCCGAAAAGGAAAACAAACTCCTAAGCACCATAGTAGCGCAAAGTAATGAGTTTATAGGCATGGCATCACCCGATAACTATGTAAAATACCTCAATCCCGCAGCTATGAAAATGCTGGGATGGGACGATTATAAAAATAGAAAAATAGAAGAATGTGTGTATCCCGAGGACCTTCCGAAGGCAAAAAAACTAATCAAGAAACTCCTAAAACAGGACTACTTTTCTCAGGAAATGCGCTTTTTGAATGAAAAAACAGGAGAGCCTTTCTGGCTGCAATGGAACGGTATTTCCATTCGGGATGAAAAAACGAATAAGATCTCGGGCCTTGCAACCACCAGCCCTAATATCGAAGAGCACAAACATGCCGAAGCCCAGTTGCGCGAGGCGTTTAGCAAAGTTGAAGAAAGCGAAAAGCGCTTTCGCAAGGTGGCAGATCACGCGCCGGTTTTAATTATGATGACCGATGATGAAGGGAAGATACGCTTTGTGAACAAGCTGTGGATCGATTTTATTGGCACCAGTCTAAAACAATATCTGGGAAGCGATACCCTAAAGAATATGCATCCCGAAGATGAGGATGCGTATAATTTTATATGCACGCCGGCCTTTGCCAGAAAAGAAGAATACCGCGTCGAGTACCGGGTGCGGCGTTTTGATGGAAATTATCGATGGATCTCCGAAATTGGCGTTCCCCGCTTTACCGAAGACGGACACTTTGAAGGTTATATCAATGCTGCCATGGATATACACGATATTAAAATGCAGGAGCATCAAAAGGATCTGTTTATCGGTATGGCCAGCCACGAATTAAAAACGCCTGTGACCTCCATTAAAGGCTATACCCAAGTCCTTAAAGCCAGATATGAGGAGAGTGAAGATGAGCTGCTGAAGAATTCTCTGGAGATCATAGACAAACAAATACGGGTGCTTACCAGTCTCATTTCAGACTTGCTGGATCTTTCTAAAATGAAAACCGGCGGTCTGGAACTCAATATGGAAATATTCGATCTCAACGAACTGATTAAAAATATTGTACAGGAAATCACTCTTATCAACCCTGAATTCGAGATCAAATTTTCGGAGGGAAAAGGGAAAAACGTTTTTGCAGACCGGGAACGCATTGGGCAGGTGCTTATTAACTTACTTAACAACGCTGTAAAATATTCTCCCAGATCGCGAAGGATCGAAATTGAATCTGCCTTTACTGCCAAAAAGGTAAAAGTGAACGTCCGCGATTATGGTATCGGCATCAATAAGGAAAACCAGAAGAAGATCTTTAACAGGTTTTTCAGGGAAGAAGGCAAGGACGAAACCACTTTCCCGGGTTTTGGAATCGGACTTTACATAACTTCAGATATTATTAAAAAGCACAACGGAACTATTGGCGTAAACAGTACCAAGGGTGAAGGTTCCGACTTTTATTTTACACTCCCCCTTCAACAACCTAAAACCTGA
- a CDS encoding HNH endonuclease produces the protein MKKKTYIDERGYRRYSGSEKLVHRHQAEKMLGRKLRKSEVVHHKDRNKLNNNPNNLWVFPNQAAHDRVHKIDARRHGKKISYKGFDQKEESGCLITICLLIGILGVTFLLI, from the coding sequence ATGAAGAAAAAAACATACATTGACGAAAGAGGATATCGCAGGTATTCTGGCAGTGAAAAGCTAGTACATAGACATCAAGCCGAAAAAATGTTAGGCCGAAAACTCCGAAAAAGTGAGGTGGTACATCATAAGGATCGAAATAAGTTAAATAATAATCCAAATAATTTATGGGTTTTCCCTAACCAAGCAGCCCATGATAGAGTGCATAAAATTGATGCTCGAAGACACGGTAAAAAGATTAGTTATAAAGGATTTGATCAGAAAGAAGAAAGCGGTTGCTTAATAACTATTTGTTTATTAATTGGAATTTTAGGTGTGACTTTTCTTCTTATTTAA
- a CDS encoding tetratricopeptide repeat-containing sensor histidine kinase: MKTILFLFLFCISGLLTFGQEESDSLSYYYYSIVRPNEKSNTPAAIRFFRKRKYNSLKNNDTLNAIYASRMIAQGVYFEGHVYESEQEAVTGLQLIGDKEGEIYDEHRLGFFTQLGMVYRNIRDFKQAITIYDQALALKPNPDAHVILLNNKANAYKSLEEFNKAEEILLTGLEIVEKMQDTIKQALLLDNLGEVQHRLKDPKALNTLHKALRLRLNFKNLKHRFTSYMSLADFYLATNSDSSNYYIQKALSTAKSLKNSAYKHEAFNLLLKDHVDPDVREFMALTDSINTAAQLEDNKYAYRKWNVAEAKKRQELAEIGRESEKGKRILYQWIGLLVVVIAILLFFLFRIKHKRDRIRQVYETETRISKKVHDEVANDIYHLMNNLQQQKDVDARTVDSLDSLYNKTRDISKEISSISLDKEFDLELTDMLESFQNDEVNIITRNLSSITWSDFSKEKKLTIYRVLQELLTNMKKHSNASLVALQFEQKGKKCRIEYTDNGKGTVLEKGNGIRNTENRMDSINGSISFESSPGKGFKAIIAI, translated from the coding sequence ATGAAGACCATATTGTTTTTATTCCTCTTTTGTATTTCAGGTTTGTTGACTTTCGGTCAAGAAGAATCGGACAGTCTTTCTTATTATTATTATAGCATTGTAAGACCAAATGAAAAATCTAATACCCCTGCCGCAATTCGTTTTTTCAGAAAACGTAAGTACAATAGTCTTAAAAATAATGATACACTTAATGCGATTTATGCAAGCCGAATGATTGCACAAGGTGTTTATTTTGAAGGCCATGTGTATGAAAGTGAGCAAGAAGCAGTTACTGGTCTACAATTGATAGGAGATAAGGAAGGAGAAATATATGATGAACACAGACTGGGGTTTTTTACGCAGCTGGGTATGGTGTATCGAAATATAAGGGATTTCAAACAAGCTATTACTATTTATGACCAAGCTTTGGCTTTAAAACCAAATCCTGATGCACATGTTATATTATTAAATAATAAAGCAAATGCCTATAAATCATTAGAGGAATTTAATAAGGCTGAGGAAATACTTTTAACAGGATTAGAGATTGTTGAGAAGATGCAAGATACCATCAAACAAGCACTCCTTTTAGATAATTTGGGAGAAGTTCAGCATCGTCTTAAAGATCCTAAAGCGCTTAATACATTACATAAAGCCCTGCGACTTCGCTTGAATTTTAAAAATCTAAAGCATCGATTCACCTCTTATATGAGTTTAGCAGATTTTTATTTAGCTACAAACTCTGACTCTTCTAACTATTATATCCAAAAGGCATTATCTACAGCCAAATCTCTTAAAAATAGTGCTTATAAGCACGAGGCATTCAATCTTTTATTGAAGGATCATGTCGATCCTGATGTTCGGGAATTTATGGCTTTGACTGATAGTATTAATACTGCTGCCCAACTTGAAGATAACAAATATGCTTATCGGAAATGGAATGTTGCCGAAGCAAAAAAGAGACAAGAGTTAGCAGAAATAGGAAGAGAATCAGAAAAAGGTAAACGTATCTTATATCAATGGATCGGACTCTTAGTGGTTGTTATAGCCATTCTTCTATTTTTCCTCTTCAGAATAAAACATAAGCGTGATCGAATAAGACAGGTGTATGAGACCGAAACACGAATTTCTAAAAAAGTACATGATGAAGTGGCGAATGACATCTACCATCTAATGAACAACCTACAACAGCAAAAAGATGTAGACGCGCGTACTGTAGATTCGCTTGACAGCCTTTATAATAAGACGCGAGATATTTCAAAAGAGATCAGCTCTATATCCCTAGACAAAGAATTTGACCTTGAACTAACGGATATGTTGGAAAGCTTTCAGAATGATGAAGTTAATATTATCACCCGAAATTTATCTTCCATTACGTGGTCTGATTTCAGCAAGGAAAAAAAACTGACCATCTACCGTGTATTACAGGAACTGTTGACCAATATGAAAAAGCATAGTAATGCCAGTCTGGTAGCTTTACAATTTGAACAAAAAGGAAAAAAATGTAGAATCGAATATACCGATAACGGTAAGGGAACAGTCCTTGAAAAAGGAAATGGTATACGGAATACGGAAAACCGTATGGATTCCATAAACGGGTCTATTAGTTTTGAATCTAGTCCGGGAAAAGGGTTCAAAGCGATAATAGCGATTTAG
- a CDS encoding response regulator transcription factor, with protein sequence MYKKVLISDDLDSINHGVVSVTNSLGIADAHQVQYCDDAYLKIKKGVQDEDPFELLITDLSYKSDHRAQKISSGEALIQVLHKEFPELHIIVYSIEDRNQKVRHLMNSYNVAGFVCKGRQGMVELEKAIKTTAEGGRYLSPQIQNALRSSETMEIDDYDIELLRLLSQGKSQDEISTHFKEWEISPSSLSSIEKRLNKLRIELQAKNAIQLVAVAKDLGII encoded by the coding sequence ATGTATAAAAAGGTTCTCATTTCAGATGATCTGGATTCTATCAATCATGGAGTTGTTTCCGTTACCAATTCATTGGGAATAGCTGATGCCCATCAAGTACAATACTGCGATGATGCCTATTTGAAAATAAAAAAAGGCGTCCAAGACGAAGATCCATTTGAACTGTTAATTACCGATCTGTCCTATAAATCGGATCATAGAGCCCAAAAAATAAGTTCTGGTGAAGCACTCATTCAAGTGCTGCATAAAGAGTTCCCTGAACTTCATATCATTGTGTATTCTATCGAAGACAGAAATCAAAAAGTTCGACATCTAATGAACAGTTACAATGTTGCGGGATTCGTGTGTAAAGGCAGACAAGGAATGGTTGAATTGGAAAAAGCTATAAAAACTACTGCAGAAGGTGGGCGGTATTTATCACCTCAAATTCAGAATGCCTTGCGTAGTTCTGAAACTATGGAGATCGATGATTATGACATTGAGCTTTTGCGTTTACTTAGTCAGGGAAAATCTCAGGATGAGATAAGTACACATTTTAAGGAATGGGAGATCTCTCCCAGCAGTTTAAGTTCTATAGAAAAGCGGTTAAATAAATTGCGCATCGAACTGCAGGCCAAGAACGCGATTCAATTGGTAGCGGTCGCTAAGGATCTGGGGATCATTTAA